TCATTTGATGTTGAATCACCCTAAAATAATGGTTTACCACCATTCTTACAGTATAATTTCTCAGGCCAGTCAGATGAGACCTGAACTGTTTTATCAGTACTGGGATGATTTTGCATTGATTTTAGATCACCCCAATTCTTATCACCGTGATTTTGGACTGGTTCTTTTAGCCAATTTAACCCCTGTAGATAAAGAAAACAAATTTTCAAATGTATTTACAGATTATTACAGCCACATAAATGATGAAAAATTCATGACTGCCCGCAAGTGCGTTCAAAACACGGCAAAAATTCTGGAAAGTAAAGGTGAATTAACTGATAATATAACTGATATTCTTCTGGATGTGGATGAAAGGTGTGATTTTTCTCTAAAACAGAAAGCCTTGTTGAAATCAGATATCATAGAACTATTTTATAAATTTTATGAACAAATAAATTATAAAGAACAGGTTAATGAATTTGTGAAAGATGAATTAGACAGTATCAGCCCCAAAACTCGGAAAATGGCCAAAAAATTCATGAAAAAATATTGTTAAAACAGTTAAGAAAATGGATTCCCTGGTGAAGGTAAGGATTGACATAAAGCTATTAACCGGAAAGTTTAGAGAATGAACACTACTCAAACTTACAGGTGTACTAATGATTTCACAAATTAAAAAAATGTCCTCTTCAACCATATTTCCACTCTTATTACTTTTAACCATTTTATCCCTGGTAGTTTTATCTCCCATCGTAACTATGGTGATTTTTGGGGCTATTCTGGCCTATTACGTACGTTTCATTTCCTGTAGGATCAAACCTTACGTTAAATACGATACATTATCTATTTTCCTGGGAATGATCCTCCTGACCATCCCCATTGCACTACTGTTGTATTTTACCATCACCCAGATTTTAGGTATTTCCAGTTTACTCCTGGGTTCGGTTCAGCAGGCCACTGCAGTAAACTCCACCATGGACTTAAGCCACATCAATGGTGCAGTGGAAAAACTGGGCCTTTCACCAGCTATCACCCAGAACATCACTGATGCCATAAAATCAGGGATCCTGCAACTCTTATCTACCATAACCAATTCATTAATCAATATGGTTAGTTCTATTCCTGCTTTAGCTGCACAAATCCTTATATTGATCTTTTCAATATTCTATTTTGCCAGAGACGGGGATAAAATAGTTCAATACATAAAAGACGTGGTACCAGATAAGGATAAAGGTTTCTACCGTGAAGTCCTCAATGGTGCTGATGATGTCCTGAAGAGTATCATAGTTGGTAACATCATCCCAGCAGCCATCCTGGGTGTCCTCTCAGGAGTGGTGTACTACTTCCTGGGTTATCCCTACGTGATCTTACTGGCCATAATCAGCGGAATAGCCATGTTCATACCCATAATTGGACCATGGATAGTATACGGGGCCATAGGACTTTTCAGTATCCTCACTGGAAACACAACCCAGGGAATACTGGTAATTATCTTTGGCTGGATAATTGAAACCACCACCGACTTCTACATCCGCCCCCGCATTTCAGTCCAGTACTCAGAGGTACATCCACTGGTATTCCTACTGGGATTCATCTACGGGGCAGTGACCATGGGAATTCCAGGACTCTTCATAGGACCACTCATACTGGGAATAACCTACGCCGCCTACAAGGTTTACAGACAGGAAAGATTAAAATCAAAACAGGCAAATGATTAAGGATGTAAACAAGGGTTTGATGATACAGTAGTGGGTTAGGGATAATTAGGGTTGATTAGTAGGATTTAGAGATTAACTAAGATTTGATGATTCAGGTATATTCAGTTTAAGATAAGAGTAATGGATTAAGGAAAATTAATGAATTAAAAATACAAAATGAATTATAATCTCATTTAAAGGCAAATCCTGTGGATGGTGATAAAAATAGTAGAAAATAAGGACATAGCCATTTTCTCACTCTTTATACTGGCACTGGCCTATAGCTATTTCCTGTTGGGATATGACCAAACATTGCTCTACCTTTTCCTGGTAATCTTCCTGGTCTACAGTTTCATCTCCTTACACGTGTCACGTAAATACGGTGCCCAGATCAAAGGCTGGCCCAGTATACTAAAAGAGAAGGATTACACCTCCATTGCCCTGACTGTTCCCCAGACCGGTCTAATGATGGCAGTCCTGATCACGTTTTACACTGGAATTTACAGTACAATCATCGTATTAATTGGTTTTTTGGTGATGTTTGTGGGTATGGGCTTTAATTTAATGGTCCGGAGAGAATTAGGTAAAAACTGGGTGCCACTTTCAAAAACAACTGAGAATCAGGAACTGGTATTTTAGTCCTGTTTTCAGGAGTGGCCATTATATCACAGAATGTATGGGGCTTGATTTTTTTCATTTTATTCATAGCTGGATTGATCATTAGAATGAAGAAAGAAGAGAAGGAATTAATCCTCAAGTTTGGTGAAGAATACCTAGAATACATGAATAATACTCCCCGGTTGTTTCCAAGAGTTTGAATGAGTTGCTATTTAAATTTGAATTGTAGAATTATGTACTTAAAATTGAGGATTTATGCACTTATTAATGGGATATAGATTAGTTTAAGGCTATAATTTATAATTTATAAACAGAATTAAGGGTTAACTGTGAAGGAGATACAATGGAATCTGATGATAAAATTAGAAAGTTAAAAGAGGCCTTAAAAGATAGGAACTGCCGTATCGAAAAGCATTCCAGTGTTATGGAGATTACTTTCACTCAAAAAGAGGATGCAGGCTGGTTTGAAAACATCTTCGAGGATTACCAGCGAGAATCTGCAGTTAGCTGCCTGATGTCCATGCGTGGGCCCAATGCCAGTCAAAAATTTGTCTTCAATGTCCGGGACATGGATAAGTTCATTGATTTAATAGGAAAAAGTTGATCTAATAGGAAAAAAGTTAGGATGGCATGGTATGCAAAATATGCATGACCAAAGTTATCCCTTGACTAATTCCCAACCAATTTCCCTGGCCTGGTCCATAACCTCTTTTTTGTTTTTAACTTCTCCTGGAATACTGTTTTCTGTTGAGGTGAGCATGTCCACCACATTGTAACCTAAAAAGTCGAACATGTTACGGGTGTAGTAAAAGTATTCCTTAAACATGTTTTCATCAGGGTTGTTCTGTGAGAATACCAGAGCCATGCTTTTTTGGCCGTATTTTTCTTCAAATCCAGTTTTGAAGTTGGCAAAAAGCCGGTCAGTAAAGAGCTTTGCCTGGGCATTCATCTGCCACATGTAAACAGGGGATCCCAGTATAAATGCATCTGCATCTCTTATCTGGGAGTAGACAATCTGCATATCATCGTCAGTACCACATTCTCCCTCATTCGCCTTGCAGTGCATGCATGCCTTACAGGGGGCGATATTCATTGCGCTCAGATTGAAAAGTTCAGTACTCGCTCCTGCTTCACTGGCACCCTTTAATATTTCTTCAATCATAATTCCAGTGTTACTCCCCTCCCGGGGGCTTCCATTAAATCCAATTACTTTCATTTTATTGACCTCCTCTTACTGGATTTTATATTTTCATTACTGGATTTATACAATTCATTATATGAATCAAATAATTGTTGTTAAATTATTTCCCCATTTATGGAAATGGTGTAGTCCTTAATGATTATATTCTTCTGGGCTTTTTCCAGGGCACGTTTGACTATCACTTCAATACCAGAGCAGCAGGGAACTTCCATGTGCACTATGGTAATGGATTTTATATCCTGATTGGTGAAAATCTCAGATAACTTATCCACGTATTCCTCAATGGTCTTATCCAGTTTAGGGCAGAGAATTATCAGAATCTTGTCCTTCAAGAATCTTTGATGAAAGTTTGGGTAGGCAAAGGGTACACAATCGGCAGTAATGAGTAGATCCGCATGTTTAAGGTAGGGTGCATTGGGATTTAGAAGCTGCAGCTGTACTGGCCAGTTACCCAGTTCTGCACTTAGAATCTGTGGAGATTCCCCACTTCCAGACTTGGGCTCTGGAACCTGCATTGCCGAACCAGGGCATCCACAGGCCAGGGGTGCTTCCTCTTCATAATCTGGTACTTCAATATTTTTTCCTTTTAAGAAGCTGAGAGCTTCGTTTAAGTATTTGGTCTGACCATGTTCATGAAGATGTTTCAGATGGGCCTTGGTAACGTTAGGACCAGCTTTTACAATATTCTCCATGACCTTGTATTCATCATATGGTTCAGCTTCTCTTTTTTCAATCTCTATGGCCCCCTCGGGGCAGTCTCCAATACAGGCCCCCAGTCCATCACAGAAAAGATCACTTACCAAACGGGCCTTACCATCGATGACCTGCAGTGCACCCTCAGGGCACCCGGTAACACAACTGCCACATCCATTACATTTTTCTTCATTGATTTTGATAACATCCCTTTTCATAATAAAACCTCATGTTAATGAATAAATCAATAGGTAGATCATTCACTTTAGTGACTAAAATTATTATATGTGATTGACAGTTGAAATAACATTCCATCTGCCAGGAATATCAGTCAGTTAGGGTACATGTAACATTATATTTAGTGCAAGTTTAGAGTTATTAATTTTATATTTCATTATATTATCAATATCAGGTCAGTTAATGACAGAAATTGGATATTTCTGGTGGGTTAATGGGGGTTGAAACATAGATTAAAGTATTATTAAATTAATTTATTTTTGTGGAAGTTAGAGATCTGATGAAAAATGGTTTTAATAAATTTAGTTTGAAACTCGAACTTCGTAATATGCCGATATAACGAAGTAATGGTCAACAGAATTGAGATAAATAAATTATCTAAGTGGTAGTATGTTATATCCAATAAGAGATTTATTTTTCCGACGAATGGAAAGACTAGAAGGGAAAATCCCAGATTACTATTCTTATGATCTTGATAATAAAGTCAGATTTAAGATTATTAATCATATTCTGGACAATACTGGTGATGAAGAGCTATCTGATCTTATTGGCACACTTAGAATGGAGTTAGGGCGAGAAATATCAGATAATTTATATAATAATGAGATCATTGAAGGTTTTTTGTATTCATGTGATGAAAATGAATTTCTTTCAGCAATTGAAATCTTGATTAGCTTAAAGTATGATGATAGTCCATTATATCGGATCTTAGTAGAAGGATCACGAAGTGTGGTAAAAAGCACTGGAAAAACAATTGAAAGACCTCCCAACCCTCAATTTGTTAAAAAAGAAGAAGAATTTAAAGAATTCATTAATATAATTAATGAAATTTTCAGGATAGATAAAATAGGCTATGAAATTGTTCCTGTCAGTTTACCAAAATTACCATATATTGTTGTACCATTTAACTCGCAGTATTTGTATGTTGAAACAATCAGAGAACCTTTACTTTTATTGAATGATACAAACTTTAGGGGTCCATTAAATGAGTTTGAACGTGCTTTGGATGATTACAGATATGAAAAATATGATGACGCAATTCATAAAGCTAACAAATCTTATGAAAGTACCCTAAAAACAATTTTAAAGAAAAAAAATCATGATTTTAATCCTGCTAAGGAAAAAATATCAACACTTGTGCAAAAAGTTCAGGATGAGACAGATATAATTGATTCTAGTTTTAGAGATTTAGTAAGTCCATTTTTTTCCGTTTTAAAGAAGGGCCCAAATATTATTAGAAATATGGAGGGTATTGGGCATGGACAAGGAGTAGATATTAAAGAGATGGAAAAAAGTTATGCAGATTTTGTTCTGAGACTTACAGGGACATATATTGTTTTTCTCATTGAAAGGTACAATGAAGTTGAATATAGTGATGATAAACAATAGATAATAGGATCAATAAGGAGATGTCATTTGATTATGTTTTTTTAAACCATAGGATCTGTTGGGTTTCTATAATCCTATTATTCAAATCCATTTCTATTTTTTCCATCAGCCCACTGAATACTTTCCCCTCAATATGATCATTGGCCTTTAAATAATATTCAAGGGCTTTTTCATTGGAATTGTATTGTCTGTTAAGATCTCCAATGGACATAAGTATTATAGCAGTCCAAAGCCAATTTTCTAAGAACTGAGCGAGTTTCAATGAATTTAAAAATAAAGCTTCGGATTCCCCGTAACTTTGATGGGATAAAATTCCAGCTTTATCCATATCTTCAAATAAAATATCATAAAGTAATTTAGGCCTATTTTCTTTATTAGTTATATTTGGGTAAATCTCATCGAATAAGTAGATGTACTTCTCTACAAAGGATATATTTCTTGTAGTTGGCTTGAAATCGACGATATCATCCTTATGGAATAATTGTTCATCTCCTCGTTCATTCAGAATTTTGTATCCTTTAAGCTTCCTATTTTTATAAAATGGCCTGATGATTTTCGGATGAATCATTTTAAGTTTAATGTCCCGTTTTTTGCCTTTTTTAATCACTGTTTTTAAGAAAAACGATTTTCCATAAAGCAATGAATATTTCATTTGCAATATAATTAATTCATCATGTAAATTCTCATCTCTCCACTTTTCTAACATTTCCATCATTTTAGTATCTGGGACTTCATCATTGCCAGTATACTTTAAGGAAAGACCTTTACCAACAATCATACGTGCAGTTATATCAATTAAAACCCTTAAAATAGGTATATTTTTGTAAATATATTCATAATAATCATATTTCATTGATAAAGTATCACTATATGCTTTTTTACTGTTTAAAACTCTTATTTCCCTAGTTTTTGGAGTGATTGAAAATTTTCCATGATTTTTATATAAAAATAGAACATGATCACTTTTATTTAGTTTGAAGACTCCTTCTATTAATTTCTGAATTGATTCTGTCTTAACAGTCGAACCAATCACCTTTGAGATTAAAGAAGTAGCATATAGAATGGGTTTTATATTAGGATCTTCCGACAAATAGGCAGCTCCAGCACCCAAAAGACTGATTGTTGTGGATATATGTGATATATTAGTTGTGTGTTTTTCTTTTGCATCTCTCATCCCTTCCACAATTTGACCAGCTTCAGAAAGTTCATTTTGAAGAGTACTTGTAAATTCGATAATTTCATCACTATTTTTATCAGTTATGACTTTTTCTAAACTGTTTAAAGCATCAATAGCTCCTTCTGAATCAAAAGCGAGGGCATCATCTATATTTAAAGGTAGATGCATTACGATTTCTTCAGACAATGTTCTACCTAGATCATATGACAATATTTCACTACTTTTGCTCAAAAAACCCTTTTTAAGGGTTTCATTAGATGTTCTAAGAATTAGATCATTCAAAATCTCTTTCATGTTGTAGCTCGCCATGTGAGTTCCATTTAAAGAGTTAAGAAGAGGATCAGCTAAAAAAGAGGCATAAGCAGATGAATATGAAAAAGCCCAATCTAACCTGCCGTGACCGGCATCTAATATCCCCTTTATGAACCTATTAACATTATTATAACCTGCGTAATTCAACTTTAGAAAATTATTTCGTGTGAATTTTATGTAATCGTTGTTAGTAAAATTACCCAAATAAGGTTT
This is a stretch of genomic DNA from Methanobacterium formicicum DSM 3637. It encodes these proteins:
- a CDS encoding isoprenylcysteine carboxylmethyltransferase family protein, with the protein product MAIISQNVWGLIFFILFIAGLIIRMKKEEKELILKFGEEYLEYMNNTPRLFPRV
- a CDS encoding ATP-binding protein; this translates as MKRDVIKINEEKCNGCGSCVTGCPEGALQVIDGKARLVSDLFCDGLGACIGDCPEGAIEIEKREAEPYDEYKVMENIVKAGPNVTKAHLKHLHEHGQTKYLNEALSFLKGKNIEVPDYEEEAPLACGCPGSAMQVPEPKSGSGESPQILSAELGNWPVQLQLLNPNAPYLKHADLLITADCVPFAYPNFHQRFLKDKILIILCPKLDKTIEEYVDKLSEIFTNQDIKSITIVHMEVPCCSGIEVIVKRALEKAQKNIIIKDYTISINGEII
- a CDS encoding tetratricopeptide repeat protein; translated protein: MDLEVLSKLDELKAAEYGRIKKKVKENNVDILDFYPDLDLITPYTSSNSATSNNIKPYQLLPFFKTIIVDVIPLPNEDLFERYYGVSVEELIELERKERAVIRLPGLYSHYKGLDYLDPILSRRPHSSFLVNLVFGSLINDKIVEQSEEIENFFKEKDFDFGNNVSMEMGMIDPLVLVSSDIITGNKPYLGNFTNNDYIKFTRNNFLKLNYAGYNNVNRFIKGILDAGHGRLDWAFSYSSAYASFLADPLLNSLNGTHMASYNMKEILNDLILRTSNETLKKGFLSKSSEILSYDLGRTLSEEIVMHLPLNIDDALAFDSEGAIDALNSLEKVITDKNSDEIIEFTSTLQNELSEAGQIVEGMRDAKEKHTTNISHISTTISLLGAGAAYLSEDPNIKPILYATSLISKVIGSTVKTESIQKLIEGVFKLNKSDHVLFLYKNHGKFSITPKTREIRVLNSKKAYSDTLSMKYDYYEYIYKNIPILRVLIDITARMIVGKGLSLKYTGNDEVPDTKMMEMLEKWRDENLHDELIILQMKYSLLYGKSFFLKTVIKKGKKRDIKLKMIHPKIIRPFYKNRKLKGYKILNERGDEQLFHKDDIVDFKPTTRNISFVEKYIYLFDEIYPNITNKENRPKLLYDILFEDMDKAGILSHQSYGESEALFLNSLKLAQFLENWLWTAIILMSIGDLNRQYNSNEKALEYYLKANDHIEGKVFSGLMEKIEMDLNNRIIETQQILWFKKT
- a CDS encoding flavodoxin family protein, with the translated sequence MKVIGFNGSPREGSNTGIMIEEILKGASEAGASTELFNLSAMNIAPCKACMHCKANEGECGTDDDMQIVYSQIRDADAFILGSPVYMWQMNAQAKLFTDRLFANFKTGFEEKYGQKSMALVFSQNNPDENMFKEYFYYTRNMFDFLGYNVVDMLTSTENSIPGEVKNKKEVMDQAREIGWELVKG
- a CDS encoding abortive infection family protein — translated: MLYPIRDLFFRRMERLEGKIPDYYSYDLDNKVRFKIINHILDNTGDEELSDLIGTLRMELGREISDNLYNNEIIEGFLYSCDENEFLSAIEILISLKYDDSPLYRILVEGSRSVVKSTGKTIERPPNPQFVKKEEEFKEFINIINEIFRIDKIGYEIVPVSLPKLPYIVVPFNSQYLYVETIREPLLLLNDTNFRGPLNEFERALDDYRYEKYDDAIHKANKSYESTLKTILKKKNHDFNPAKEKISTLVQKVQDETDIIDSSFRDLVSPFFSVLKKGPNIIRNMEGIGHGQGVDIKEMEKSYADFVLRLTGTYIVFLIERYNEVEYSDDKQ
- a CDS encoding AI-2E family transporter, with the translated sequence MISQIKKMSSSTIFPLLLLLTILSLVVLSPIVTMVIFGAILAYYVRFISCRIKPYVKYDTLSIFLGMILLTIPIALLLYFTITQILGISSLLLGSVQQATAVNSTMDLSHINGAVEKLGLSPAITQNITDAIKSGILQLLSTITNSLINMVSSIPALAAQILILIFSIFYFARDGDKIVQYIKDVVPDKDKGFYREVLNGADDVLKSIIVGNIIPAAILGVLSGVVYYFLGYPYVILLAIISGIAMFIPIIGPWIVYGAIGLFSILTGNTTQGILVIIFGWIIETTTDFYIRPRISVQYSEVHPLVFLLGFIYGAVTMGIPGLFIGPLILGITYAAYKVYRQERLKSKQAND